In one window of Pseudoalteromonas espejiana DSM 9414 DNA:
- a CDS encoding energy transducer TonB — translation MHTFSSTNKTKNNRHPLFAFGLSLIVLSAALLLLWLGQMAEHHIQDKVVVREIAMVALPPPPPPSVSQQQSSEPMQSLKVQGAGASIQAVDVKIKSNLSIVKPDTPSVKVNAPQWQSMSVNWDAFSLNQLDGLPTLLTPVKAVLPKSLTRQGVDVFTVKLDVFIDESGRVSLIEVVQNPYPELKPAIDKIIKQSRFSAPKKEGETVRARFIWPIEFKP, via the coding sequence ATGCACACCTTTAGCTCAACTAATAAAACAAAAAATAATCGCCATCCGCTTTTTGCGTTTGGCCTTAGTTTAATAGTGCTTAGCGCAGCATTGTTATTACTGTGGTTAGGGCAAATGGCTGAGCACCATATACAAGACAAAGTAGTTGTGCGCGAAATAGCGATGGTTGCCCTACCTCCTCCACCACCGCCTTCGGTATCGCAACAACAAAGTAGCGAGCCAATGCAAAGCTTAAAAGTGCAAGGGGCAGGCGCGTCAATTCAAGCAGTAGACGTTAAAATTAAAAGCAATTTAAGCATTGTAAAACCCGATACGCCAAGCGTAAAAGTTAACGCGCCACAATGGCAATCAATGAGTGTAAATTGGGATGCCTTTAGCTTAAACCAGCTCGATGGACTACCAACGCTACTTACCCCTGTTAAGGCCGTTTTACCAAAAAGTTTAACTCGCCAAGGTGTGGATGTATTTACGGTAAAGCTTGATGTATTTATAGACGAAAGCGGTAGAGTAAGCTTAATAGAGGTTGTACAAAACCCTTACCCTGAGCTTAAACCCGCCATTGATAAAATTATAAAGCAAAGCCGTTTTAGCGCACCAAAAAAAGAAGGCGAAACAGTACGTGCTCGCTTTATTTGGCCAATAGAATTTAAACCTTAA
- the galE gene encoding UDP-glucose 4-epimerase GalE: MTILVTGGAGYIGSHTVLELLEQGSDVIVVDNLSNSSKESLQRVKTITGKEATFYQGDILDKAFLDSIFAKHTIDSVIHFAGLKSVGESVAKPVEYYQNNVQGTLTLVDAMRDAGVFKLVFSSSATVYGDPASLPIKEDFPVGGTTNPYGTSKLMVEMMLQDIAKSDERFAFAILRYFNPVGAHESGLIGEDPNGIPNNLLPFIAQVAVGKLKQLAVFGDDYDTVDGTGVRDYIHVVDLAIGHLKALDKIASNTGALVYNLGTGNGYSVLQMVNAFIKASSQEVPYQVSPRRPGDIAACYAAPEKALNELGWEAVRGIDAMMEDTWRWQSNNPNGYKG; the protein is encoded by the coding sequence ATGACAATTTTAGTAACAGGCGGCGCAGGCTACATTGGCTCTCACACCGTTTTAGAACTTTTAGAGCAAGGCAGCGACGTAATTGTTGTTGATAATTTAAGTAACTCATCAAAAGAGTCACTACAGCGCGTTAAAACAATTACAGGTAAAGAGGCAACCTTTTATCAAGGTGATATTCTTGATAAAGCGTTTTTAGACTCAATATTTGCCAAGCACACCATAGATAGCGTTATTCACTTTGCCGGTTTAAAGTCGGTTGGTGAGTCGGTAGCTAAACCTGTTGAATACTACCAAAACAACGTGCAAGGTACGCTAACGCTTGTAGATGCAATGCGTGATGCTGGCGTGTTTAAACTAGTATTTAGCTCATCAGCAACCGTTTACGGCGACCCTGCAAGCTTACCGATTAAAGAAGACTTCCCTGTGGGTGGCACAACAAATCCATACGGTACGTCAAAGCTAATGGTTGAAATGATGCTACAAGATATCGCTAAATCAGATGAGCGCTTTGCGTTTGCTATTTTGCGTTACTTTAATCCTGTTGGTGCACATGAATCTGGCTTAATTGGCGAAGATCCTAACGGAATTCCAAATAACCTTTTACCATTTATTGCCCAAGTAGCGGTAGGTAAATTAAAGCAACTCGCTGTATTTGGTGATGACTACGACACAGTTGATGGCACAGGCGTGCGCGACTATATTCACGTGGTAGATTTAGCTATTGGCCATTTAAAAGCCCTTGATAAAATTGCTAGTAATACAGGTGCACTGGTATATAACCTTGGCACAGGAAATGGCTACTCTGTACTGCAAATGGTTAATGCATTTATTAAAGCAAGCAGCCAAGAGGTACCTTATCAAGTATCACCTCGCCGCCCTGGCGATATTGCCGCATGTTACGCCGCACCTGAAAAAGCCCTCAATGAGCTTGGTTGGGAAGCAGTACGCGGAATTGATGCCATGATGGAAGATACATGGCGCTGGCAATCAAATAACCCAAATGGTTATAAAGGCTAG
- a CDS encoding TonB-dependent receptor, translating into MSKPSNKGNAYVKPIAAVVTATLSTWASAQDVQELSVTKAETKTESSYVVEKSTSHKYTQPLLDTAKTVTVINQAVMKDRNVDSLRDALRNVSGISLAAGEGGAPTGDSMSIRGFSATNDIFVDGIRDVAGYTRDIYNIEAVEVAKGPGSAVSGRGATGGSVNLESKKAKLDSFNDVSLRLGTENDYRGRFDTNIQVNETNALRINLLTDKGDVAGRDYVENETNAVAVAFATGLGTNSRFDLNLEYQRQDNLPDYGIAWVYNDAPVAELADSARGPSPVDYDNFYGNIYRDYEDIEAYSTTARYEYDFSQNTMLRVQGRLGEVKRESVTTAPRYFSITTDTDITFADEKTRDTQNSLAAIQVDLIGNYEFAGFTHDVVVGVELVNETFTRHALVATTPDNLIEDEIRNDLYNPDATIEFTGVYGRDGRSIEAKAKNQAIYAFDTVTLNKQWEVTGGIRFDSFTTDYHNDYDDPSALISTSDDLFSWNAAVVYKPADNGSIYVGAGNSFNPSAEGLTVSTRSNAADLDAEESRSYELGTKWSLMDGRLQTNAALFRTEKTNARTDDPFADSTSDELLGGEQRVQGLELSATGLITKEWTVIASYTYQDSEVTKALGADASQIGNELARTPENSASVWTTYDMSDKLSFGLGAQYVGERYNGTTATRSRAPGYTIFDLMVAYDVSKDLSLQLNGENLGDKDYVDQLGGGHYVPGNGRKFSLTASYSF; encoded by the coding sequence ATGAGTAAGCCATCGAATAAAGGAAATGCCTACGTAAAGCCAATTGCAGCGGTAGTCACTGCCACTCTTTCAACTTGGGCAAGTGCACAAGACGTACAAGAGCTGTCGGTAACTAAAGCAGAGACTAAAACTGAGTCTAGCTATGTTGTAGAAAAATCAACATCGCACAAATACACTCAGCCACTTTTAGATACTGCAAAAACTGTAACGGTAATTAACCAAGCAGTAATGAAAGACAGAAACGTAGACAGCCTACGTGATGCTTTACGTAACGTATCGGGTATTTCTTTAGCTGCTGGTGAAGGCGGCGCACCGACTGGCGATAGCATGTCTATTCGTGGCTTTAGCGCAACTAACGACATTTTTGTAGATGGTATTCGTGATGTGGCAGGCTACACGCGCGACATTTACAACATTGAAGCGGTAGAAGTGGCAAAAGGCCCTGGCTCTGCGGTTTCTGGCCGTGGTGCAACCGGTGGTAGTGTTAACCTAGAAAGCAAAAAAGCAAAGCTTGATAGCTTTAACGACGTATCACTTCGTTTAGGTACAGAAAACGATTACCGTGGTCGCTTTGACACTAACATTCAAGTAAACGAAACCAACGCTTTGCGCATTAACTTACTAACAGATAAAGGTGATGTTGCAGGGCGTGACTACGTTGAAAACGAAACAAATGCAGTTGCTGTAGCCTTTGCAACAGGCTTAGGTACTAATAGCCGTTTTGATTTAAATTTAGAATACCAACGCCAAGATAACTTACCAGATTACGGTATTGCATGGGTATACAACGACGCGCCAGTGGCTGAGCTTGCAGATAGCGCGCGTGGTCCTTCTCCGGTAGATTACGATAACTTTTACGGTAACATTTACCGTGATTACGAAGACATTGAAGCCTACTCAACAACTGCTCGTTACGAGTATGATTTTTCTCAAAACACGATGCTACGTGTGCAAGGCCGTTTAGGTGAAGTTAAGCGTGAGTCAGTAACCACGGCACCGCGTTATTTCTCAATTACGACCGATACAGACATCACTTTTGCTGATGAAAAAACACGTGATACACAAAACTCACTGGCAGCAATACAGGTTGATTTAATTGGTAATTACGAGTTTGCAGGCTTTACTCACGATGTAGTAGTAGGTGTTGAACTTGTTAACGAAACATTTACTCGCCATGCACTTGTAGCAACTACGCCAGATAACCTAATAGAAGACGAAATTCGTAACGACTTATACAACCCTGATGCAACAATTGAATTTACAGGTGTATATGGCCGCGATGGCAGGAGCATTGAAGCAAAAGCTAAAAACCAAGCAATTTACGCATTTGATACAGTAACACTTAACAAGCAGTGGGAAGTAACAGGTGGGATTCGCTTTGATAGCTTCACAACCGATTACCACAATGATTACGATGACCCAAGTGCACTAATTTCTACAAGTGATGATTTATTTAGCTGGAACGCAGCGGTAGTGTACAAACCAGCTGATAACGGTAGCATTTACGTAGGTGCTGGTAACTCATTTAACCCATCAGCTGAAGGGCTTACTGTATCTACACGCTCAAATGCAGCAGATTTAGACGCTGAAGAAAGCCGTAGCTACGAGTTAGGTACAAAATGGAGCCTAATGGATGGCCGTTTGCAAACTAATGCAGCGCTTTTCCGCACTGAAAAAACCAATGCACGTACTGATGACCCATTTGCAGATAGCACGTCAGATGAGCTACTTGGCGGTGAGCAACGCGTACAAGGTTTAGAGCTTTCAGCAACAGGCTTAATTACTAAAGAGTGGACTGTAATTGCTTCATACACTTACCAAGACAGTGAAGTAACTAAAGCACTAGGCGCCGACGCATCACAAATTGGTAACGAGCTTGCACGTACACCAGAAAACAGCGCAAGTGTTTGGACTACTTACGATATGTCGGATAAATTATCGTTTGGTTTAGGCGCGCAATATGTAGGTGAGCGTTACAATGGCACAACTGCAACGCGTTCACGCGCACCGGGTTACACTATTTTTGATTTAATGGTTGCGTACGACGTATCTAAAGATCTTAGTTTGCAACTAAATGGTGAAAACCTTGGCGACAAAGACTATGTTGATCAGCTAGGTGGCGGACACTACGTACCAGGTAACGGTCGTAAGTTTAGCCTAACAGCTAGCTACTCTTTTTAA
- a CDS encoding Fe2+-dependent dioxygenase has translation MLVKIPELLTKEEVAYCRDKLLAAQWADGSITAGHQSTKAKNNLQLPENSPEAQELGEIIMGALARSNLFMSAALPAKIFPPLFNCYQGGQSFGVHVDNAIRQVPGTPVKIRTDVSMTLFFNEPEDYDGGELVVEDTYGSHSVKLPAGSMVLYPSTSLHRVMPVTRGRRLASFFWLQSMVNSDEKRGLLFDLDMSIQSLRSKVEDSPEIIQLTGVYHNLLRQWAQT, from the coding sequence ATGCTAGTTAAAATTCCAGAGCTACTAACTAAAGAAGAAGTGGCTTATTGCCGCGATAAATTATTAGCGGCGCAGTGGGCCGATGGCAGTATTACTGCGGGGCATCAGTCAACCAAAGCAAAAAATAACTTACAACTTCCTGAAAATAGCCCAGAAGCACAAGAGCTGGGTGAAATTATTATGGGGGCATTAGCGCGCAGCAATTTATTTATGTCGGCAGCGCTGCCAGCAAAAATTTTTCCGCCACTATTTAACTGTTATCAAGGTGGGCAATCGTTTGGTGTGCATGTAGATAATGCAATTAGACAAGTACCTGGCACGCCTGTAAAAATTCGTACTGATGTATCTATGACTCTGTTTTTTAATGAACCCGAAGATTACGATGGCGGTGAACTCGTTGTTGAAGATACCTACGGCTCTCACAGTGTAAAACTACCCGCAGGTAGCATGGTACTTTATCCATCGACGAGTTTGCACCGCGTTATGCCTGTAACTCGCGGGCGCAGGTTAGCCTCGTTCTTTTGGCTGCAAAGCATGGTAAACAGCGATGAAAAACGCGGATTATTGTTTGATTTAGATATGTCGATTCAAAGTTTGCGCAGTAAAGTAGAAGACAGCCCAGAAATTATTCAATTAACAGGTGTGTACCATAACCTGTTAAGGCAATGGGCGCAGACATAG
- a CDS encoding ExbD/TolR family protein gives MQSRLKHKLEQEAGQHIDMSPLLDVVFILLIFFIVTTVFVRESGVEVDKPQAVSASRLEQQVIFLAITDTQQVFFDGSQIGVAGVRTSVEQMLKQQQRPVVIQADKTVPTELLVQVIDEAKLAGASQVNLATKQ, from the coding sequence ATGCAGTCACGTTTAAAGCACAAGCTAGAACAAGAAGCTGGGCAGCATATTGATATGTCGCCACTGCTTGATGTTGTATTTATATTGCTTATATTTTTTATAGTAACCACTGTATTTGTTCGTGAAAGCGGCGTTGAGGTAGATAAACCTCAAGCTGTATCAGCCAGTCGGCTTGAGCAACAAGTTATATTTTTAGCAATAACCGACACTCAACAAGTATTTTTTGATGGCAGCCAAATTGGTGTAGCAGGTGTACGCACAAGTGTAGAGCAAATGCTAAAACAGCAGCAACGCCCTGTGGTTATTCAAGCAGATAAAACAGTACCTACCGAGCTATTAGTGCAAGTAATTGACGAAGCAAAACTTGCCGGTGCCTCGCAAGTTAATTTAGCGACCAAGCAATAA
- a CDS encoding MotA/TolQ/ExbB proton channel family protein — MFEQIVSNPICWCILLLALVVYQLTFHDLLHLKQYQANRNGYWQEVSSILTAALPLLGLLGTIVGLLDTFKVMALGHNELMSDAIGDALLTTQLGLVCAIPAWLMQAYLAYSQRNPKLHTLVNN; from the coding sequence ATGTTTGAGCAAATCGTTAGCAACCCTATTTGTTGGTGTATTTTGTTATTAGCTTTAGTTGTGTACCAACTGACTTTTCATGATTTATTGCACCTTAAGCAGTATCAGGCAAACCGAAACGGCTACTGGCAAGAAGTTAGCTCTATATTAACCGCAGCGCTTCCTTTATTGGGCTTGCTGGGCACCATTGTTGGTTTACTTGATACCTTTAAAGTCATGGCGCTTGGCCATAACGAACTAATGAGCGATGCCATAGGCGATGCACTATTAACCACTCAGCTTGGCCTTGTGTGCGCCATACCTGCGTGGTTAATGCAGGCTTATTTAGCCTACTCGCAACGTAATCCTAAATTACATACATTAGTAAACAATTAG
- the rsuA gene encoding 16S rRNA pseudouridine(516) synthase RsuA encodes MKFPCRLDKFVSHLAELPRSKARSAIKRQAATVNGEVVTAFDFQVKQQDEIMFEGEQLVFLGKRYYMLNKPVGYVCANSDELHRTVFDLLDEPNMADFHVAGRLDIDTTGLVIITNDGDWSHKITSPKNNKFKTYLVETQEPITDESLEQLRAGVQLHNEKDLTRPAKAERLANFGLRLSICEGKYHQVKRMLAAVDNKVVELHREQIAGIKLDENLASGEYRQLTAEEVKL; translated from the coding sequence ATGAAATTCCCTTGCCGCTTAGATAAATTTGTTAGCCATTTAGCAGAACTTCCTCGCTCAAAAGCACGCTCAGCAATTAAGCGCCAGGCTGCAACTGTAAATGGCGAAGTAGTTACTGCGTTCGACTTTCAAGTAAAGCAACAAGACGAAATAATGTTTGAAGGTGAGCAACTCGTATTTTTAGGTAAACGTTACTACATGCTAAATAAGCCCGTGGGTTACGTATGCGCAAATAGTGATGAATTACACAGAACAGTTTTTGACTTACTTGATGAGCCTAATATGGCCGACTTTCATGTGGCAGGCCGACTTGATATTGACACCACAGGTTTAGTTATTATTACTAACGATGGTGACTGGTCTCATAAAATCACTTCGCCTAAAAATAATAAATTTAAAACCTACCTAGTAGAAACCCAAGAACCCATTACCGACGAGTCGCTTGAGCAATTACGAGCAGGCGTACAACTTCATAACGAAAAAGATTTAACACGCCCAGCAAAAGCAGAGAGACTGGCTAACTTTGGGCTACGTTTATCTATTTGTGAAGGTAAATACCACCAAGTTAAACGCATGTTAGCCGCTGTAGATAACAAAGTGGTAGAGCTACACCGTGAGCAAATTGCCGGTATTAAACTAGATGAAAACCTAGCCAGTGGTGAGTATCGCCAGTTAACCGCAGAAGAAGTTAAACTGTAA
- a CDS encoding MotA/TolQ/ExbB proton channel family protein — MTFSQKIKAVSAIILLTSCNLALAATSEQAKQSVLNDIKTAQRSLSSTQKSIAKEQASLAKQIFTKQQSLSKLREQAAVNRRLADENTLSLNQLQTRLDTWQQQQQYQLNLLSRFVRQNSNKTLNNEQTSNNQNELLSQVVSFINNQEQALYPRFKKQAVVLGNGELTQANTLQVGPVAWFSTQTPKLMGLLNLDDESNALKVALVQSSSDNNPLDDTLKQNGVGETLLSFDPSLTHLVTSQAQQESPLEHLEKGGLWAIPIILFACFALTIALIKAAQLLRLSKIKMHSQMQLQTLFNNKNSSEFAGMQQQLFNLTLQSEKGQVRDEQLFNQLIYDKHKLDNFIGAIAVTAAVAPLLGLLGTVSGMIETFKMMTLFGSGDPEVVSGGIAQALITTELGLVVAIPALVLNALLSRKAKAYYSQLEGFALQLSQLEQGENHV; from the coding sequence ATGACTTTCTCTCAAAAAATTAAAGCAGTTAGCGCCATTATTTTACTTACTAGCTGCAATTTAGCGTTAGCAGCAACGAGTGAGCAAGCCAAACAAAGCGTGCTAAACGATATAAAAACTGCACAACGCAGCTTAAGCAGTACGCAAAAAAGTATTGCCAAAGAGCAAGCAAGCCTAGCAAAGCAAATATTTACCAAGCAGCAGTCGCTAAGTAAATTACGCGAACAAGCCGCTGTTAACCGCCGTTTAGCTGACGAAAATACCTTAAGCCTTAACCAGTTACAAACACGGTTAGACACCTGGCAGCAACAACAGCAATACCAATTAAACTTACTTAGCCGATTTGTTCGCCAAAATAGCAATAAAACTTTGAATAACGAGCAAACAAGTAATAATCAAAACGAATTATTAAGCCAAGTCGTCTCTTTTATTAATAACCAAGAGCAAGCGCTTTACCCTCGCTTTAAAAAACAAGCGGTGGTACTTGGCAATGGCGAGCTTACCCAAGCTAATACACTGCAAGTAGGGCCTGTTGCCTGGTTTAGTACGCAAACACCTAAGCTAATGGGTTTATTAAATTTAGACGATGAATCAAACGCATTAAAAGTGGCATTGGTGCAATCAAGCAGTGACAATAACCCGCTTGATGACACCCTAAAGCAAAACGGTGTAGGCGAAACGTTACTTAGCTTTGATCCGAGTTTAACGCATTTAGTAACCAGCCAAGCTCAGCAAGAAAGCCCCTTAGAGCACCTAGAAAAAGGCGGTTTATGGGCTATCCCTATTATTTTATTTGCCTGTTTTGCACTAACCATTGCACTAATAAAAGCGGCTCAACTATTGCGTTTAAGCAAAATTAAAATGCACTCGCAAATGCAGTTACAAACGCTCTTTAACAATAAAAATAGCAGCGAGTTTGCAGGCATGCAGCAGCAATTGTTTAACCTCACGCTGCAAAGCGAAAAAGGCCAAGTACGAGACGAACAATTGTTTAACCAGCTAATATACGATAAACACAAACTTGATAACTTTATAGGCGCTATAGCTGTAACAGCAGCCGTAGCTCCTTTATTAGGTTTATTAGGTACTGTAAGCGGCATGATCGAAACCTTTAAAATGATGACCCTATTTGGATCGGGCGATCCGGAGGTTGTATCGGGCGGTATTGCACAAGCACTTATTACTACCGAGTTAGGTTTAGTTGTTGCTATACCAGCACTGGTTTTAAATGCACTGCTATCGCGCAAAGCAAAAGCGTATTACAGCCAGCTCGAAGGTTTTGCATTACAACTAAGCCAGCTAGAACAAGGAGAAAACCATGTTTGA
- a CDS encoding tetratricopeptide repeat protein, whose translation MNAIKLPKLLTRTLYTTLMCSLPLLGITKAYASQVSAPLKVTLSPSDPTWQLAINNKLLGPTEVLIEPTERGFARQVQPLLQEGKYQEVAALFKSRDINNDSTALNLLRAQVLLTLKEFNSAETAYLACLKSAPDLVKAHQGLSLLYMQQANYTKAQTHLVHSIELGQADAQSYAQLAYIHVQHSQPWSAVAAYRQALMLEPETAQYQQGLLFALIESGDLSQANALLKELLNKTPDNAELWLQRAQIALQLEQNKQALSAIEVALKLNPKDTSNQLLAAQLHLSEGSSKRAVSLLKQGLKHATKAQQADVINTTMQTLGWLVSQQQWDLAKELIRSAKRLTKRLPSEEQAQFSVYSAQLAMQQGNSKRAVKSLNNALKINPNLGDALLSLASIYRDKNQLTQAKLMYVRAQALPKYQLSAWLGLSQIAIDSKNYPEALKHLKKAYQANPQRQDLITNIRALENIVRQEG comes from the coding sequence ATGAACGCAATTAAACTGCCTAAATTACTTACTCGCACCCTTTATACTACGCTTATGTGCTCTTTGCCTTTATTAGGTATTACTAAGGCATATGCAAGCCAAGTAAGTGCACCGCTTAAAGTCACGCTATCGCCAAGCGATCCTACTTGGCAGTTAGCTATAAATAATAAACTGTTAGGCCCAACCGAGGTGCTAATTGAGCCTACAGAACGTGGCTTTGCTCGCCAAGTACAGCCATTACTACAAGAAGGTAAATACCAAGAGGTTGCAGCCCTTTTTAAAAGCCGTGATATAAACAACGACAGCACTGCACTTAACTTATTACGCGCGCAGGTTTTACTCACTTTAAAAGAGTTTAATAGCGCAGAAACGGCTTACTTAGCGTGCTTAAAAAGCGCTCCCGATTTAGTAAAGGCTCACCAAGGTTTAAGCCTTTTATACATGCAACAGGCAAATTACACTAAAGCGCAAACCCACCTAGTGCATAGTATTGAACTTGGCCAAGCTGACGCACAAAGCTATGCGCAACTTGCTTATATTCATGTGCAACATAGTCAACCTTGGAGTGCGGTGGCCGCATACCGCCAAGCACTTATGCTTGAACCCGAAACAGCGCAGTATCAACAAGGGTTATTGTTTGCCTTAATTGAGTCGGGCGATTTAAGCCAAGCAAATGCATTATTAAAAGAGTTATTAAATAAAACGCCTGATAACGCAGAGCTTTGGTTACAGCGTGCGCAAATTGCCCTGCAACTTGAGCAAAATAAACAGGCGCTTTCGGCCATTGAGGTCGCTTTAAAACTTAACCCAAAAGATACCAGTAACCAATTACTCGCAGCACAATTACATTTAAGTGAAGGCAGCAGTAAGCGCGCTGTTTCGCTTTTAAAACAAGGTTTAAAGCATGCCACTAAAGCGCAGCAAGCCGACGTAATTAATACCACAATGCAAACACTTGGCTGGCTTGTATCGCAGCAACAGTGGGATTTAGCAAAAGAGCTAATACGCAGCGCAAAAAGGTTAACAAAGCGCCTACCAAGTGAAGAACAAGCACAGTTTTCGGTATACAGTGCCCAGCTAGCTATGCAGCAAGGTAATAGCAAACGTGCGGTTAAAAGTTTAAATAATGCACTTAAAATAAACCCTAACTTGGGTGATGCACTACTAAGCCTTGCCAGTATTTATCGCGATAAAAACCAGCTTACTCAAGCCAAACTAATGTACGTACGCGCACAAGCACTGCCTAAATATCAGCTTTCGGCTTGGCTTGGTTTATCACAAATAGCGATTGATTCAAAAAATTACCCAGAGGCACTTAAGCACCTTAAAAAGGCGTATCAGGCAAACCCACAACGCCAAGATTTAATAACCAATATTCGCGCGCTAGAGAATATAGTTCGCCAAGAAGGGTAA
- a CDS encoding DUF3450 family protein has translation MRSLIKPICAVVVLCGTMAVKADTVSELEQLVDKWLKIESQTSELNTHWLEQKSSMEQTLTLLNAEQEQLSTLNKNREKNSSDLSKKREQLVTQQGELEKDQQNLNSQLKQISQQLLSLQVQLPPPLLNSWKNAGDLADPQLSTTDKLQTALKMLTLLNEFQQRISIHEMAIKHPDGQEVWVKQLYLGAAQAWFVSEDLSYAGIGFPSDLGWQWEFDNSINAEQVALGIAVQQKKRAADWVTLPMLSYKNNAQQGAK, from the coding sequence ATGCGAAGCTTAATTAAACCAATATGTGCGGTAGTTGTACTGTGTGGCACCATGGCTGTAAAAGCCGATACCGTTAGCGAATTAGAACAACTCGTTGATAAATGGCTAAAAATAGAAAGCCAAACTAGTGAATTAAATACACATTGGCTTGAACAAAAAAGCAGTATGGAGCAAACCCTAACGCTTTTAAATGCTGAGCAAGAGCAACTTAGTACTCTTAATAAAAACCGCGAAAAAAACTCAAGCGATCTTAGCAAAAAGCGTGAACAGCTAGTTACTCAGCAAGGCGAGCTTGAAAAAGATCAACAAAACTTAAACAGCCAGTTAAAACAAATCAGCCAGCAATTACTTTCTTTGCAAGTACAGTTGCCGCCTCCGCTGCTAAACAGCTGGAAAAATGCAGGCGATTTAGCCGACCCACAACTAAGCACCACTGATAAATTACAAACCGCGCTAAAAATGCTGACCTTACTCAATGAATTTCAGCAACGTATTTCAATTCACGAAATGGCAATTAAACACCCCGACGGCCAAGAAGTATGGGTTAAACAGCTATATTTAGGCGCCGCACAAGCATGGTTTGTTAGTGAAGATTTAAGTTATGCAGGTATTGGTTTTCCTAGCGACTTAGGTTGGCAGTGGGAGTTTGATAACAGTATTAACGCAGAACAAGTAGCGCTAGGTATTGCAGTACAACAAAAAAAGCGCGCTGCTGATTGGGTAACGCTTCCGATGCTAAGTTATAAAAATAACGCACAGCAAGGAGCTAAGTAA
- a CDS encoding YggN family protein yields MALLSRSILALCLALSSSAFSAQSQCDVELSHGLIITDDVIRILDKGQTRVQINNNNQLFIRGYWVDLSNEESKVLEQFSHGIRHTVPELVNLATDGVNLGLSAIEHVVEGMSDKEPEVLKTQLQYVERALMDKFKRGDDFFFIAPQSLSQIDDFFTKEISQQIHSAVHGSLGAILVSLGDAFKSREGNIEDRINDMGQRMDIISKEIDKSLKKKAQQLELKASEYCECLNALDVTESRLQAIVPGMADFDLVQIKS; encoded by the coding sequence ATGGCGTTGTTATCTCGTTCGATATTGGCGCTGTGTTTAGCACTTTCAAGCTCTGCATTTTCGGCTCAGTCGCAGTGTGACGTTGAGCTTAGCCATGGTTTAATAATTACCGACGACGTAATACGTATTCTTGATAAAGGCCAAACCCGCGTACAAATTAACAATAATAACCAGCTGTTTATACGTGGTTATTGGGTTGATTTAAGTAATGAAGAAAGTAAAGTGCTTGAACAGTTCAGTCATGGTATTCGTCATACCGTACCGGAGTTAGTTAACTTGGCTACAGACGGCGTTAACTTGGGCTTAAGCGCTATTGAGCACGTAGTTGAGGGTATGTCTGATAAAGAGCCTGAAGTACTTAAAACCCAACTGCAATATGTAGAACGCGCACTTATGGATAAGTTTAAGCGTGGTGATGATTTCTTTTTTATAGCCCCGCAATCACTTTCGCAAATAGATGACTTCTTCACTAAAGAAATAAGCCAGCAAATTCACTCTGCCGTACATGGCTCGCTAGGCGCTATTTTAGTATCCCTTGGTGATGCGTTTAAATCGCGTGAAGGCAATATAGAAGATCGTATTAACGATATGGGCCAACGCATGGATATCATTTCAAAAGAGATAGATAAGTCACTGAAAAAAAAGGCTCAGCAACTTGAGCTCAAAGCCTCTGAATATTGTGAATGCCTAAATGCACTAGATGTAACCGAGTCACGTTTGCAAGCTATAGTGCCTGGCATGGCCGATTTTGATTTAGTGCAGATTAAATCTTAA